From the bacterium genome, the window TGAATTTATAGTAACAAATGCAAAAAAGGTTATATTAAATATGGTAGATGGGAACTTCTTAAGTTTTGAAGTTTAGAAGTTATAAAGTTCTTAAGTTAAAAATTGGTAACTGGTAATTGGTGATTGGTAACTAATTACCAATTACTAATGTTGTGTTGAACAAATAACGCACGGAATTTGATTCTGGTAACTGGTGATTGGTAATTGGTAATTAAATACCGTTCGGCTGAGCTCAGGACGAAAGTATTTAACCAATTACCAATTATCCGTTTGCAGGTTATGAAATCTGATGATACGCCGTGCAAAACTTACTCAACACCACACTAATTATTAAAGGTTTGTAAAATGAAAATAGCCATAAGTGGTAAAGGAGGCGTTGGCAAAACAACATTAAGTGTCTTGTTAGCCTCATTGTATGTTGAAGAAGGGAAAAAAACCTTATTAGTCGATGCAGACCCGGATAGTAATTTAGCCGCTTGTCTTGGACTTTCACAAGAAATAGTCAATCAAATTACGCCTATTTCTAAAATGAAAGCACTTATTGAAGAACGCACCGGGGCAAAATTAGACCAGACAGGAACTTTATTTAAAATAAACCCCCAGGTAAATGATATTCCTGATAGATTTAGTCTAAATTTTAATGGGATTAAACTTTTAATTATGGGGACTGTTGAAAAAGGTAAATCTGGTTGTATGTGTCCGGCTAATACCCTTCTTAAAAATTTAATGAAAGAACTATTAGTTAAAAAAGATGAGGTAGTTATTTTAGACATGGAGGCAGGAATTGAACATTTAGGCAGAGCGACGGCAGGTAATGTTGATGTATTTTTAGTCGTAGTAGAACCTGGACTTAGAAGTATTCAAACCGCTAAAAATATTCAAAGATTAGCCAGAGATATTGGAATTAAAAATATCCTGATTGTGAGCAAT encodes:
- a CDS encoding AAA family ATPase — protein: MKIAISGKGGVGKTTLSVLLASLYVEEGKKTLLVDADPDSNLAACLGLSQEIVNQITPISKMKALIEERTGAKLDQTGTLFKINPQVNDIPDRFSLNFNGIKLLIMGTVEKGKSGCMCPANTLLKNLMKELLVKKDEVVILDMEAGIEHLGRATAGNVDVFLVVVEPGLRSIQTAKNIQRLARDIGIKNILIVSNKVRNEQDYSIITQEVKPLEIVGSISYHEELIKADLMGKGILPIPNPKIKEEIENIKSAISKSGSFSHDSIAIT